The following proteins are co-located in the Fluviicola sp. genome:
- a CDS encoding OmpA family protein: MKKLLTLVVIGLTTNLFGQNVDFKSASFKDDKEGLKAATTAIEKGDEFYKVGMEAVFAVQDYGTNFKSALREYEKAQKFNPNNALLNYKIGVCHANSTNPVAAIPYIKTAQKLDPKCDPFLNFYLGYTSQLEGKYDEASKYYMVFETEYKKADNFMKFLNQRQKQCLTAKKFEAAPVRCWVDNVPSLNTDRDEIAPSISTDGSEMILSSNRPNSHEPNALGIYDYEIYASSLLENWSTPTKLQGPINSNNDDISNCLSYDGTKMLLHRDAGGQTDIYESKLKGNEWSDPKILSIFISTDKNNERYASYNEDGWKIYFSRDNEVRETGAEVMFSGMQNKMKQDFMIATMLTGVNSKFNDGPIYIHIDGESMFIASEGHEGMGGYDIFVSKKVQGQWTTPVNMGYPINSPYDDFFFASTANGKFAYISSNRAGGKGGYDIYKVTFWGPEKKPISETEDYLLASVVMPVKDHNIEKSVEVKKKSLTVFKGITIDAISRKPVEAQIEITDNATGKVIETFTTNSATGKFIITLNSGKNYGIAVKATGYLFHSENFDIPEGSADNLVNKVIELKNIAIGSKIALRNIFFDVNKATLRPESNAELERLVQLMKDVPGLKIEISGHTDNTGSATLNETLSQQRAEAVVAYLSQKGVSASRMTAKGYGSSKPIASNNSEDGKQQNRRTEFEIKGN; encoded by the coding sequence ATGAAAAAATTATTGACACTAGTCGTTATTGGTTTAACGACAAATCTATTCGGACAAAACGTGGATTTTAAATCTGCCAGTTTTAAAGATGATAAAGAAGGTTTAAAAGCAGCAACAACTGCTATTGAAAAAGGCGATGAATTCTACAAAGTGGGAATGGAAGCCGTTTTTGCTGTGCAGGATTATGGTACGAATTTCAAAAGCGCTTTAAGAGAATACGAAAAAGCACAAAAATTCAATCCCAACAATGCTTTGCTTAATTACAAAATCGGTGTTTGCCATGCCAATTCCACCAACCCGGTTGCGGCCATCCCATACATCAAAACAGCACAAAAATTAGATCCGAAGTGTGATCCTTTCCTGAATTTCTACCTGGGATACACTTCTCAGCTGGAAGGAAAGTACGATGAGGCTTCCAAATATTACATGGTCTTTGAAACGGAATACAAGAAGGCAGATAACTTCATGAAGTTCTTGAATCAACGCCAGAAGCAATGCCTTACAGCCAAGAAATTCGAAGCTGCTCCTGTTCGTTGCTGGGTTGATAATGTTCCGTCATTGAATACGGACAGAGATGAGATCGCTCCATCTATTTCCACGGATGGTTCGGAAATGATCTTAAGTTCTAACAGGCCAAATAGCCATGAACCGAATGCATTGGGAATTTACGATTACGAAATCTACGCTTCCTCTTTGCTGGAAAACTGGTCTACTCCCACCAAATTGCAGGGACCTATCAACTCCAACAATGACGATATTTCCAACTGTTTGTCGTATGACGGAACTAAAATGCTGTTGCACCGCGATGCCGGAGGCCAGACAGATATCTATGAGTCCAAACTGAAAGGAAACGAGTGGTCGGACCCTAAAATCCTGAGTATTTTCATCAGTACGGATAAGAACAACGAACGCTATGCTTCCTACAACGAAGACGGGTGGAAAATCTACTTCAGCCGCGATAATGAAGTGCGTGAAACGGGAGCCGAAGTGATGTTCTCGGGGATGCAGAATAAAATGAAACAGGATTTCATGATCGCTACGATGCTTACGGGTGTAAACTCCAAATTCAATGACGGACCGATCTACATCCACATTGACGGGGAAAGTATGTTCATCGCTTCCGAGGGACACGAAGGAATGGGTGGATACGATATTTTCGTTTCAAAGAAAGTACAGGGTCAGTGGACAACTCCTGTAAACATGGGATATCCGATCAACAGCCCGTATGACGATTTCTTCTTTGCTTCTACTGCAAACGGGAAATTCGCTTATATCTCTTCCAACAGAGCCGGCGGAAAAGGCGGATACGATATTTACAAAGTAACGTTCTGGGGACCGGAGAAAAAACCGATTTCCGAGACAGAAGATTACTTGCTTGCAAGTGTGGTGATGCCGGTAAAAGATCATAACATCGAGAAATCCGTTGAGGTGAAGAAAAAGAGTTTGACGGTATTTAAGGGAATTACGATTGATGCGATTTCCAGAAAACCGGTTGAAGCTCAGATTGAGATTACCGACAACGCTACCGGAAAAGTGATCGAAACATTCACTACCAACTCGGCAACCGGTAAATTCATCATCACGCTGAACTCCGGGAAAAACTACGGTATTGCAGTAAAAGCAACCGGCTACCTCTTCCACTCCGAGAACTTTGACATTCCGGAAGGATCGGCAGACAACCTGGTCAATAAAGTGATCGAATTGAAAAACATCGCTATCGGATCAAAAATTGCACTTCGCAACATCTTCTTTGATGTAAACAAGGCAACGCTTCGCCCGGAATCCAACGCGGAGTTGGAGCGATTGGTTCAATTGATGAAAGACGTTCCGGGATTGAAGATCGAAATTTCAGGACACACGGATAATACCGGTTCTGCAACTTTGAACGAAACACTTTCTCAGCAGCGTGCAGAAGCGGTTGTAGCTTACTTATCCCAAAAAGGAGTTTCTGCCAGCAGAATGACTGCTAAAGGTTACGGTTCTTCCAAACCGATTGCATCCAACAACAGTGAGGACGGGAAACAACAAAACCGCCGGACTGAGTTTGAGATTAAAGGGAATTAA
- a CDS encoding T9SS type A sorting domain-containing protein — protein sequence MGILKYIIVSLGLICALESNGQIEFYHVFGGSGYDKAEGVAQLPDSSYIVTGSSSSFEDAPSQAFLMKLDKQGFHVWSKVYGGPEFEEGRRVIHVPNYGYYILGTSSSNSTDGFDAYVVFTDLSGNKLWEKWYNNGGWERIHDAILLPDTSMVMLGETDANPEQTPDQYFVRIDKDGNEIWNQQQGGVGVDYFNKAVMVTDTTFAIVGTGYLADSLKSKAYIGYYHIDGSMLWDTLTGSNGEYVLNDIQLVSNQLKCVGEGTKVGKTDTDNYHIFFTTSGSYLSNDDGYSQYPSRYTGFVNYTAPPGDRYFVVTQGNDPQYSYAGGEDFVINCFYPAFFWAGYGGGYNALGQDQMNQIIQTNDGYAVLVGYHSDPGFSTGGSSMFIVKLGNDNAFPPNTAPTIYSILSVEDLENNPDVSIYPNPFTESIQVESTASLETIEIYDLAGKQVYSSSVPVSSIQTASWEKGTYIIRCQSNGIWHSKRLVKL from the coding sequence ATGGGTATTCTAAAATATATAATCGTTTCATTGGGTTTGATTTGCGCTTTGGAGTCAAACGGACAGATCGAATTTTACCACGTTTTCGGAGGTTCCGGATACGACAAAGCGGAAGGTGTAGCCCAGCTGCCGGACAGCAGTTATATCGTTACTGGATCTTCTTCCAGTTTTGAAGACGCGCCTTCGCAGGCATTTTTGATGAAGCTCGACAAGCAAGGCTTCCATGTCTGGTCAAAGGTTTACGGCGGACCGGAATTCGAAGAGGGCAGAAGAGTGATCCATGTTCCGAATTACGGGTATTACATCCTTGGAACCTCTTCCAGTAATTCAACGGATGGATTTGATGCTTACGTGGTGTTTACCGATCTTTCGGGGAATAAATTGTGGGAAAAATGGTACAACAACGGTGGTTGGGAACGCATTCACGACGCCATTTTATTGCCCGATACCAGTATGGTGATGCTCGGTGAAACGGATGCCAATCCGGAGCAAACTCCTGATCAGTATTTTGTACGCATTGACAAAGACGGGAACGAGATCTGGAATCAGCAGCAAGGAGGTGTCGGAGTGGATTACTTCAATAAAGCCGTAATGGTTACGGATACGACGTTCGCGATTGTCGGGACCGGTTATTTGGCAGATTCACTTAAATCGAAAGCATACATCGGGTATTACCACATAGATGGTTCCATGCTTTGGGACACTTTAACGGGAAGCAACGGGGAATATGTCCTGAATGACATTCAATTGGTATCCAATCAGCTGAAATGCGTGGGTGAAGGAACCAAAGTCGGGAAAACAGATACCGACAACTATCATATTTTCTTCACCACTTCCGGAAGCTACCTTTCAAACGATGACGGATATTCGCAATACCCGAGCCGTTATACCGGATTTGTGAACTACACGGCTCCTCCGGGTGATCGTTATTTTGTAGTAACGCAGGGAAATGATCCGCAGTATTCCTATGCCGGCGGAGAAGATTTTGTGATCAACTGTTTTTACCCGGCCTTTTTCTGGGCAGGTTACGGAGGCGGCTACAATGCTTTGGGCCAGGACCAGATGAACCAGATCATCCAAACCAATGACGGGTACGCGGTATTGGTCGGCTATCACTCAGACCCGGGTTTCAGTACCGGGGGAAGTTCCATGTTCATCGTGAAATTAGGAAATGACAATGCGTTTCCTCCGAATACAGCCCCAACCATTTACAGCATCCTGAGTGTCGAAGATCTGGAAAACAACCCGGATGTATCTATCTACCCGAATCCTTTTACGGAATCGATCCAGGTGGAAAGCACTGCTTCATTGGAAACGATCGAAATTTATGACCTGGCAGGAAAACAAGTATACAGTTCGTCTGTACCGGTTTCTTCCATCCAAACGGCTTCCTGGGAAAAAGGAACTTACATCATTCGTTGTCAGTCAAACGGTATCTGGCATTCGAAGAGGCTGGTGAAATTGTAA
- a CDS encoding tetratricopeptide repeat protein, with protein sequence MKKPVPMMVGMLFCSFISFSQVESMTPAELRYRDSITKLNQSNAAIAASQEAYNKGIELFNQKNYKEAIVSFNKSVASDPNFTAALYNKGVAENEAEMYQDAVTTFTALIGKQKGYSKAYFQRGRGYQGLSDYLKAEKDYEESIKLDANNPKAYYNYGTLKFLQQDYNAAIKYFTKSIELDPNSPMAYNDRGSCHRMMENYPKAIEDYEAALRKNPNLAFVLNNVGTTKKKMKDYAGALVAFNRAISVDANFFLAYNNRGVTLLEKGSLDDAIKDFEKAMQINPKYAPAASNLSGIYFKRKDFKKAEDLATKAINIDPNYASAYVNRGMAREMLRKMEEACSDWKKASDLGSTEGKTCHSGNCSN encoded by the coding sequence ATGAAAAAACCCGTCCCGATGATGGTTGGAATGCTATTCTGTAGTTTTATTTCTTTCTCACAAGTAGAAAGTATGACCCCGGCAGAACTCAGGTACCGTGATTCAATCACCAAGTTGAATCAGAGTAACGCAGCCATTGCTGCAAGCCAGGAAGCTTACAACAAAGGAATTGAGCTTTTCAACCAAAAAAATTACAAGGAGGCTATCGTCTCATTTAACAAATCAGTTGCTTCGGACCCGAATTTTACCGCTGCTCTTTACAACAAAGGTGTGGCAGAAAATGAAGCAGAAATGTACCAGGATGCCGTTACGACATTCACTGCATTAATCGGAAAACAGAAAGGATATTCCAAGGCTTATTTCCAGAGAGGAAGAGGATACCAGGGCCTTTCGGATTATTTAAAGGCTGAAAAGGATTACGAAGAATCCATCAAATTGGATGCAAATAACCCAAAGGCGTACTACAACTACGGAACCTTAAAATTCTTGCAACAAGATTACAATGCTGCCATTAAATACTTTACCAAAAGTATCGAATTGGACCCTAACAGTCCGATGGCCTATAACGACCGCGGAAGCTGTCACCGGATGATGGAAAACTACCCGAAAGCAATTGAGGATTACGAGGCCGCACTACGCAAAAACCCGAACCTGGCTTTCGTATTGAACAATGTAGGAACGACCAAAAAGAAAATGAAGGACTATGCCGGAGCATTGGTCGCGTTTAACCGCGCAATCTCCGTAGATGCCAATTTCTTTTTGGCTTACAACAACCGTGGAGTGACCTTGCTGGAGAAGGGAAGTTTGGATGATGCGATCAAGGATTTTGAAAAAGCCATGCAAATCAACCCGAAATATGCCCCGGCAGCATCCAATTTATCCGGAATTTATTTCAAGCGTAAAGATTTCAAGAAAGCAGAAGACCTGGCAACAAAAGCGATCAACATTGATCCGAATTATGCTTCCGCTTATGTGAACAGAGGAATGGCCCGCGAAATGCTCCGTAAAATGGAGGAAGCTTGCAGCGATTGGAAAAAAGCAAGTGATCTGGGATCTACAGAAGGAAAAACATGTCATTCAGGAAACTGCAGCAACTAA
- a CDS encoding acetyl-CoA C-acyltransferase — protein MTTNNAYIVAGVRTAIGNFGGTLAPVRADDLAAHVLAELLKKVPGLDPKAIEDVILGCANQAGEDNRNVARMALLLAGYPISVGGETVNRLCASGMSAAVNAARAIQVGAGDIYVAGGMEHMTRGPWVLSKSSTPFGRDQQLYDSSFGWRFINPKLDELYGTDPMGMTAENLADLHNISREDQDKFAVWSQEKAFAAQQAGILAQEIVALSIPRKKQDPLVFDKDEFMRPGTTLETLGALKPAFKKDGSVTAGNASGLNDGAAALLLASDNGLKDHNLKPVARIVSAAISGVEPRIMGIGPVEASRKALERAGLTLDQMDVLELNEAFAAQVLACTRTMGLDDFDPRINPNGGAIALGHPLGMSGSRILLAAANQLQRTGGKYALVTMCIGVGQGYATVIERV, from the coding sequence ATGACGACAAATAACGCATATATCGTGGCCGGTGTAAGAACGGCCATTGGAAATTTCGGAGGAACTTTAGCTCCGGTAAGAGCAGATGATTTAGCAGCACACGTTTTGGCGGAGTTGTTGAAAAAAGTACCGGGCCTCGATCCGAAAGCCATTGAAGATGTGATTTTGGGATGTGCCAACCAGGCCGGGGAAGATAACCGCAACGTGGCGCGTATGGCATTGCTTTTGGCAGGATACCCGATTTCAGTAGGTGGAGAAACCGTAAACCGTTTGTGTGCATCCGGAATGTCGGCGGCTGTGAATGCTGCAAGAGCGATCCAGGTGGGCGCCGGAGATATTTATGTTGCGGGTGGAATGGAACACATGACCCGCGGGCCGTGGGTATTGTCCAAATCTTCAACTCCTTTCGGAAGAGATCAGCAATTGTACGATTCTTCTTTCGGGTGGAGATTCATCAATCCGAAACTGGATGAACTTTACGGGACCGATCCGATGGGAATGACTGCCGAAAATCTGGCGGACTTGCACAACATTTCCCGCGAAGACCAGGATAAATTTGCAGTTTGGTCGCAGGAGAAAGCTTTTGCCGCTCAGCAGGCAGGAATTTTGGCCCAGGAAATTGTAGCGCTCTCCATTCCGAGAAAAAAACAAGACCCCTTGGTTTTCGATAAAGATGAATTTATGAGGCCGGGAACTACCCTGGAAACCTTAGGAGCTTTGAAACCGGCTTTCAAAAAGGATGGTTCGGTAACAGCAGGAAATGCTTCCGGGTTGAATGACGGAGCAGCAGCTTTGTTACTGGCGTCAGACAACGGATTGAAAGATCATAACCTGAAACCGGTTGCTCGAATCGTTTCTGCGGCAATATCTGGAGTTGAACCACGGATTATGGGAATCGGGCCGGTGGAAGCTTCCCGTAAAGCCCTGGAAAGAGCCGGACTCACGCTGGATCAAATGGATGTTCTGGAATTGAATGAAGCATTTGCTGCACAAGTACTGGCATGTACCCGTACAATGGGTCTGGATGACTTTGATCCGCGCATTAACCCGAACGGAGGAGCAATCGCACTCGGACACCCGCTTGGAATGTCCGGATCACGTATTTTACTGGCTGCTGCAAACCAATTACAGCGCACAGGAGGAAAATATGCGCTGGTGACGATGTGCATCGGGGTCGGACAAGGCTACGCGACTGTTATCGAGCGCGTTTAA